The Marinicella rhabdoformis sequence TAGTCATCGGCGTGGTCAGGTGGTGCCAGTAATGCCATAACTTATTGGTTAAATATCAGAGCGGAAAATTAGGAGACTCAGTCAACACATCATAACCATCTTCAGTGACCGCAATGGTATGCTCCCACTGGGCTGATAAGCTTCGATCTTTAGTGACAACGGTCCATCCATCACCCAACAACTTAGAATGCCGCTTACCAATATTTATCATTGGCTCAATGGTAAAAGTCATGCCTTGTTCCAGCTTCAAACCTGTGCCAGCTCGCCCATAGTGCAAGACTTGTGGATCTTCGTGGAATGTTTGACCAATACCATGACCACAATATTCATAGACCACAGAGTAACGGTTCTTATAAGCATGGGCTTGAATCGCCGCCCCAATGTCACCCAAAGTCACACCAGGTTTAACCATTTGAATGCCCAATTTTGTTGCCTCATATGTGACATCAACCAATCGTTTAGCGCGCTGTTTGGGTTCACCCACAAAATACATCCGTGATGTATCACCATGCCAGCCATCTTTAATCACTGTGACATCAATATTGACGATATCGCCTTCTTTCAAGATTTTCTTTTCGTCCGGAATGCCATGACAAATCACATGATTAACCGAAGTACAAATCGATTTAGGGAAGCCACGGTAATTCAAGGGTGCAGGAATGGCATTTTGAACCTCAGTAATGTGTTTATGACAGATGTCATCTAAGGTTTGCGTTGACACACCCGGCTTAACGTATTCACCAATCAGGTCCAATACTTCTGCGGCCAAGCGTCCCGCTGCGCGCATTTTTTCAATTTGTTCTGGGGTCTTTATGATAACGGCCATGTTCTTTGTGGTTTTTAAAAGGTGAAATTTTAACCCAAATTCAATAAACTATCACCTTTAGTCATGCCTTAACCGGCCATATCAGCAGATGCAATACCCTTTCACTCGAAAAAGACGCTTAAGAAGCTCACAAGCCATCAGAAATTTATCGGCAGAAAATCACCTGACAGTCAACGATTTGATTTGGCCAGTCTTTGTATTGGATGGTTTTAACCGCACTGAAAAAATTGATTCCATGCCGGGCGTCCAGCGCATGAGTGTTGATGTTTTACTTGAAAAATTGGTGCCTTTGCATGAAAAGGGGTTGAATGCGATTGCCCTCTTCCCTGTGATTGACTCCCAATTCAAAACAGATGATGCCGCTGAAGCTTGGAATACCGAAGGCTTGGTACAGCGCAGTGTCAAAACCATCAAGTCATCATTACCTGAGTTGATGGTCATCACCGATGTGGCTTTGGATCCATACACGTCTCACGGACAAGATGGTATCATCAATGAACAAGGTGAGATCCTTAATGACGTCACCATCAAAGCGCTGGTGATGCAGGCCAAATCACACGCCAAAGCCGGTGCTGATGTGGTTGCCCCTTCAGACATGATGGACGGTCGTGTTGGCGCCATTCGTGAGGCATTAGAAAACAACAAACTGTATAACACCGCCATCTTATCTTACGCCGCCAAATATGCCTCCAGCTTTTATGGGCCATTTCGTGACGCCGTCGGTTCTGCTGCAAATTTAGGTAAAAGCTCAAAAGAAACCTACCAGATGAATCCCGCCAATGCCTTAGAAGCGATTGATGAAATCGCCATGGACATAGACGAAGGCGCTGATATGGTGATGGTCAAACCTGGTATGCCTTACCTTGACATCATCTCAATGGCCAAGTCACACTTTAATGTACCTGTCTGCGCCTACCATGTATCAGGCGAATATGCGATGTTACAAAGTGCCATAGACAATGGCTATCTGGCTGAAAAACCCGCCATTATGGAAGCTTTGATGTGTTTCAAACGTGCCGGAACCGATGCCATATTGACCTATTATGCCGACCGTGTCACCGAATGGTTGAGCGAGTGAACAAACCAGACACTTCAACAACAAATCAAACAAGGCCGTATCAGTTGGCTTTGTTTGGTCACCCAGTAGCGCACAGTCAGTCACCCAAAATCCACCAAGGTTTTGCGGCACAATTTGACTTAAACATTGAATACCATTTAATTGATGTTGAAAAAGACATACTTTGGGCACAAGTACATCAATTCTTTGCCCAAGACGGAAAAGGTGCCAACATCACCGTGCCACACAAACAACACATCATTCCAGCCTTAGATGCCATCACTGAACGAGCTGAATTGGCCGGCGCTGTCAATACATTGTTTATTCAGAATAATCAGTTGTGGGGCGACAACACCGATGGTGCTGGCTTTGTCTTAGACTTGAAGTCTAAAGGCATAACAATTAAAGGCCAATCCATCCTCATCATTGGCGCAGGAGGTGCCAGCAAAGGCATCATTCCAGCATTACTTACAGAATGTCCAAACTCAATTCATATCACCAATCGTACGCAGGCCAAAGCCATTGAACTGGCCAACCAGTTTGACTCATGCTCAGCCGTTAACATTGATACGACAGGCCCAAGTTATGACCTCATCATTCATGCCACTTCCATTGGCCACCAAGGTTTATGCCCTCATTTAAACAGTGATTGGTTCAACGAACACACCACTGCTTACGATTTGAGTTATGGACAAGCGGCAAAACCATTCCTTGATACTGCCAAAACCTTAGGCGCCAAAGCCAGCCACGGCGGACTGGGCATGCTTTATGGGCAGGCGGCTTTGGCTTTTGAAATTTGGTTTAATAAAAAAGCGAAAATTGACTGATTAATCCAGCACTTTCTTATTAAACTCACACAAATCCACAATCACACATTCTTTGCAGTTGGGTTTGCGCGCTTTACAGGTATAACGGCCATGCAATATCAGCCAATGGTGCGCATCGAGGATAAATTCTTTGGGTATCAAACGCATCAAGCGCTTTTCGACTTCCAAAACATCTTTACCCGGTGCGATTTTGGTTCGGTTACTGACGCGGAATATGTGGGTATCCACGGCCATTGCAGGCTGCCCAAATGCTGTATTCAAAATCACATTGGCAGTTTTTCTACCCACACCGGGCAAAGATTCCAAATCTTTGCGGTTTTCTGGCACCACAGAATCAAATTCCTCAATCAGAATTTTACAAGCTTGAATCACGTGTTTGGCTTTTGAATTAAACAAGCCTATGGTTTTAATATATTCTTTTAAGCCCTCTTCTCCCAAAGCATAAATCGCTTCTGGTGTGTTCGCCACTGGAAATAATTTACGCGTCGCTTTATTGACACCCACATCAGTGGCCTGTGCAGACAATGCCACGGCAACCAACAATTCAAAAGGCGATGAATATTCCAATTCGGTTTCGGGTTTTGGGTTGATGTTGCGCCAGCGTGTAAAAATTTCGGTGCGTTTTTGTTTGTTCATTTTGCTTAGTTATTATGCTGACTGTGTTTCAGTTGTTGTAGCTGCTCTGCCAGGTCATTTTTGATTGCCATCAGATTGGTTAACTCGGTTTGTTGTACCGCCATGGCGTGTAACATTTCTTCATTTTGCCATTCAACATCCAAGGACTGGCTGTCCCAAAATTCAGAAAATTCACTTTTTATTTGTTCCAGTGTTAATTGACCACAATGCGGTTTTAATCCGGATTGCGACAACAACGCATCAACCCCTGCCATTATTTTTGTTAACTTGGACATTTCATTAACATCCATACCCATCAAAGGGGGAACATGCTTTTGTCCCTGAGCTTTTAACCAGACATCAGAAGTTAAACCCACATGCTTTTCGAGCTTTGCTGCGAACTTATCACTTTCAAACACATCCTGTTCGAGTGACAAACACAAATCAGCACACTGCGCACCCATCAAGTCAGAAAGTTTGTGTAATATGTAGCTGCGGTAAAAAGCGTGCGGATGGTTGCGTTTGGCTAAAAAAGGAAACCTAGATGATAAAGCCACAGACCATTGCATCAATTCATAAGCATCAGGAGCCGATGGGTTATTCCTTTCAGATTCGGGCAAATGTTTTCTTTGAGAGTACCAAAGTTGCATGGGCTTTCGCTTGATATGAATAATAATCGCATCAGGGTAATTGGCTCTTAACCATTTCAAACGAAAATCCACCCGATTGAACTGTAAAACAGCTTGCTGCCCTCCAGATAATTCAATCAAACCGTCTATGTACTGTTTAAGTTCTGGGTATTGACTGTCTGACTCTAACCATAACCCGTTGTGAGCAAAATCTGAATTGAAGCCATCTACATACTCAGGATGAAGGCTGTAACTGCGCCAATAATCCTTGATGCCCACATGATCTGCTTTGGGCTTGATGTACTTCACATGTGAAGGCAATTGTGGATGCAATGGCTCATACCAAGCACAAAAATCTGGCAATCGATCAAACAATTGCCACAAAAAAGAGGTTCCTGCACGGAACCTTCCTGTTATAAAAATGGGCGGTTTACCCATGTGTGGGCAGTAAATATAAAATCATGTCATGAATTTTAGCCAATGAACAGCCACACCAACAAGTCTTTCATCATCTGATTGAAATGCTTCTTGATGACTTTGTGTTTTAGGCAATGAGATTTTTACTCGAGCCAAACCATTGGGTTTGATGTGTGACTTGGGTACATTTGCAGTAACCAAACGCACCACACCCTCAGCATCTGAACTCCATTCAACCTGCTTACCGTTGATACTCAGTTCCATCATGTCTAAATCTTCTGGTGAAAGTGCATTAATCACCCGCATTTGTAAGCGACAATCTGAAGGTTTGACCCACAAATCTACTGTGCTGACAGCTTC is a genomic window containing:
- the map gene encoding type I methionyl aminopeptidase, coding for MAVIIKTPEQIEKMRAAGRLAAEVLDLIGEYVKPGVSTQTLDDICHKHITEVQNAIPAPLNYRGFPKSICTSVNHVICHGIPDEKKILKEGDIVNIDVTVIKDGWHGDTSRMYFVGEPKQRAKRLVDVTYEATKLGIQMVKPGVTLGDIGAAIQAHAYKNRYSVVYEYCGHGIGQTFHEDPQVLHYGRAGTGLKLEQGMTFTIEPMINIGKRHSKLLGDGWTVVTKDRSLSAQWEHTIAVTEDGYDVLTESPNFPL
- the hemB gene encoding porphobilinogen synthase — encoded protein: MQYPFTRKRRLRSSQAIRNLSAENHLTVNDLIWPVFVLDGFNRTEKIDSMPGVQRMSVDVLLEKLVPLHEKGLNAIALFPVIDSQFKTDDAAEAWNTEGLVQRSVKTIKSSLPELMVITDVALDPYTSHGQDGIINEQGEILNDVTIKALVMQAKSHAKAGADVVAPSDMMDGRVGAIREALENNKLYNTAILSYAAKYASSFYGPFRDAVGSAANLGKSSKETYQMNPANALEAIDEIAMDIDEGADMVMVKPGMPYLDIISMAKSHFNVPVCAYHVSGEYAMLQSAIDNGYLAEKPAIMEALMCFKRAGTDAILTYYADRVTEWLSE
- the aroE gene encoding shikimate dehydrogenase, producing the protein MNKPDTSTTNQTRPYQLALFGHPVAHSQSPKIHQGFAAQFDLNIEYHLIDVEKDILWAQVHQFFAQDGKGANITVPHKQHIIPALDAITERAELAGAVNTLFIQNNQLWGDNTDGAGFVLDLKSKGITIKGQSILIIGAGGASKGIIPALLTECPNSIHITNRTQAKAIELANQFDSCSAVNIDTTGPSYDLIIHATSIGHQGLCPHLNSDWFNEHTTAYDLSYGQAAKPFLDTAKTLGAKASHGGLGMLYGQAALAFEIWFNKKAKID
- the nth gene encoding endonuclease III encodes the protein MNKQKRTEIFTRWRNINPKPETELEYSSPFELLVAVALSAQATDVGVNKATRKLFPVANTPEAIYALGEEGLKEYIKTIGLFNSKAKHVIQACKILIEEFDSVVPENRKDLESLPGVGRKTANVILNTAFGQPAMAVDTHIFRVSNRTKIAPGKDVLEVEKRLMRLIPKEFILDAHHWLILHGRYTCKARKPNCKECVIVDLCEFNKKVLD
- a CDS encoding sulfotransferase — protein: MGKPPIFITGRFRAGTSFLWQLFDRLPDFCAWYEPLHPQLPSHVKYIKPKADHVGIKDYWRSYSLHPEYVDGFNSDFAHNGLWLESDSQYPELKQYIDGLIELSGGQQAVLQFNRVDFRLKWLRANYPDAIIIHIKRKPMQLWYSQRKHLPESERNNPSAPDAYELMQWSVALSSRFPFLAKRNHPHAFYRSYILHKLSDLMGAQCADLCLSLEQDVFESDKFAAKLEKHVGLTSDVWLKAQGQKHVPPLMGMDVNEMSKLTKIMAGVDALLSQSGLKPHCGQLTLEQIKSEFSEFWDSQSLDVEWQNEEMLHAMAVQQTELTNLMAIKNDLAEQLQQLKHSQHNN